The Equus quagga isolate Etosha38 chromosome 2, UCLA_HA_Equagga_1.0, whole genome shotgun sequence genome has a window encoding:
- the LOC124236329 gene encoding purine nucleoside phosphorylase-like: protein MATQFTYEDYQTTAQWLLSHTKHRPQVAVICGSGLGGLTNQLTQAQSFDYSEIPNFPLSTVPGHAGRLVFGFLNGKACVMMQGRFHMNEGYPLWKVTFPVRVFRLLGVDTLVVTNAAGGLNPKFEVGDIMLIRDHINLPGFSGQNPLIGPNDERFGVRFPAMSDAYDRDMRQKAHIAWKQMGEKRELQEGTYVMLAGPNFETVAECRLLQKLGADAVGMSTVPEVIVARHCGLRVFGFSLITNKVVTDYESLEKANHEEVLEAGRQAAQKLEKFVSILMAGIPQPGCAN, encoded by the exons ATGGCGACCCA GTTCACATATGAAGATTATCAGACCACCGCACAGTGGCTTCTGTCCCACACCAAGCACCGCCCTCAAGTGGCGGTGATCTGCGGTTCTGGGTTAGGAGGTCTGACTAATCAGTTAACTCAGGCCCAGAGCTTtgactacagtgagataccaaaCTTTCCCCTAAGTACAG TGCCAGGTCATGCTGGTCGACTGGTGTTTGGGTTCCTGAACGGCAAAGCCTGTGTGATGATGCAGGGCAGGTTCCACATGAATGAAGGCTACCCGCTCTGGAAG GTGACCTTCCCAGTGAGGGTTTTCCGTCTTCTGGGTGTGGACACCCTTGTGGTCACCAATGCAGCTGGAGGGCTCAACCCCAAGTTTGAGGTTGGAGATATCATGCTGATCCGCGATCACATCAACCTGCCTGGTTTCTCTGGTCAGAACCCTCTCATAGGGCCCAATGATGAAAG GTTTGGAGTTCGTTTCCCTGCCATGTCTGATGCCTACGACCGGGATATGAGACAGAAGGCTCACATTGCCTGGAAAcaaatgggggagaagagagagctaCAGGAAGGCACCTATGTGATGCTGGCAGGCCCCAACTTTGAGACTGTGGCCGAGTGTCGTCTGCTGCAGAAGCTGGGGGCGGATGCTGTTG GCATGAGCACAGTTCCAGAAGTTATagttgccaggcactgtggactTCGAGTCTTTGGCTTCTCCCTCATCACTAACAAGGTCGTTACGGATTATGAAAGCCTGGAGAAGGCCAATCACGAGGAAGTCCTAGAGGCCGGGAGACAGGCggcacagaaactggaaaagtTTGTCTCCATCCTTATGGCTGGCATTCCACAGCCTGGCTGTGCCAATTAA